From one Bacillus sp. FJAT-42376 genomic stretch:
- a CDS encoding RNA methyltransferase — MKRIESVQNTRVKQWRKLHTRKERDKTGTFLIEGFHLIEEALKNKQQILELIVGEETSLPNYWNLDEVDLYFVTDEIVHSLAETETTQGVFAVYRQHDSADEWKHWKRVLLLDAVQDPGNLGTIIRTADAAGMDGIVLGDGTVDAFNAKTLRSSQGSIFHIPVLRGKIGEWTDKLKSMEIPVYGTALDDSLAFREVQPQPHFALLLGNEGNGVSPEHLAKTDQNLYIPIHGKAESLNVAIAAGILLYHLRG; from the coding sequence TTGAAAAGAATTGAATCGGTCCAAAATACAAGAGTGAAGCAGTGGCGAAAATTACATACAAGAAAAGAGCGCGATAAAACCGGAACATTTCTTATTGAAGGGTTCCACCTCATTGAAGAAGCGCTTAAAAATAAACAGCAAATCCTTGAATTGATTGTGGGAGAAGAAACAAGCCTTCCGAACTATTGGAATCTCGATGAAGTGGATTTGTATTTCGTAACGGATGAAATCGTACATTCTCTGGCGGAAACAGAAACGACACAGGGAGTCTTCGCCGTATACCGACAGCACGACTCTGCAGATGAGTGGAAGCATTGGAAAAGAGTGCTTTTGCTTGATGCCGTTCAGGATCCGGGAAACCTTGGTACGATCATACGTACCGCCGATGCTGCAGGAATGGACGGCATCGTGCTTGGAGATGGCACCGTTGATGCTTTTAATGCAAAGACACTTCGTTCCAGTCAAGGTTCCATCTTTCACATTCCGGTACTGCGGGGGAAAATTGGAGAGTGGACAGATAAACTGAAAAGCATGGAGATTCCTGTATACGGAACGGCACTTGACGATTCCCTTGCTTTTAGGGAGGTTCAGCCGCAGCCTCATTTTGCCCTGCTTCTTGGAAATGAGGGGAATGGCGTTTCACCTGAACATCTTGCCAAGACGGATCAAAATCTGTATATTCCTATACACGGAAAAGCAGAATCTTTAAATGTCGCGATTGCAGCCGGTATTCTTCTGTACCATTTGCGCGGATAA
- the sspI gene encoding small acid-soluble spore protein SspI: MNLNLRNAVLHNVTGNSQDELEHTIVDAIQSGEEKMLPGLGVLFEVIWQHADQSEKQEMLETLESGLKK; this comes from the coding sequence ATGAATTTAAATTTGCGCAATGCCGTACTGCACAATGTAACCGGCAATTCACAGGATGAGCTAGAACATACGATTGTCGATGCGATCCAAAGCGGCGAAGAAAAAATGCTCCCGGGACTCGGAGTCCTTTTTGAAGTGATCTGGCAGCACGCCGACCAATCCGAAAAACAGGAAATGCTTGAAACCCTTGAAAGCGGATTGAAAAAGTAA
- a CDS encoding M42 family metallopeptidase, producing the protein MAQLDDALQMLKDLTDARGIPGNEREPREVMKKYIAPYATEVTTDGLGSLIAKKTGDENGPKIMLAGHLDEVGFMVTSIDDKGFLRFQPVGGWWGQVMLAQRVTIVTRKGDVTGIIGSKPPHILPPEVRKKPVDIKDMFVDIGASSKEEAMEFGIRPGDQIVPYFEFTVMKNEKMLLAKAWDNRIGCAIAIDVLKKLKEEQHPNIVYGVGTVQEEVGLRGAKTSAQLIQPDIAFALDVGIAGDTPGVTEKEALGKMGDGPQIILYDASMVSHKGLRELVTDTADECGIPYQYDSLAGGGTDSGAIHVTANGVPALSITIATRYIHSHAAMLHRDDYENTVKLLVEVIKRLDRSTVDSITFD; encoded by the coding sequence ATGGCACAATTGGATGATGCATTGCAAATGCTAAAGGATTTAACCGACGCGAGAGGAATTCCCGGAAATGAACGTGAACCGCGGGAAGTCATGAAGAAATACATAGCTCCATATGCAACAGAAGTTACAACCGACGGACTCGGCAGTTTAATCGCGAAAAAGACCGGAGATGAAAATGGTCCGAAAATTATGCTTGCCGGACATCTGGATGAAGTAGGCTTTATGGTGACGAGCATTGATGATAAAGGATTCCTCCGTTTCCAGCCGGTAGGCGGATGGTGGGGACAGGTGATGCTTGCACAGCGTGTTACGATTGTAACGCGCAAAGGAGACGTAACGGGGATTATCGGTTCAAAGCCGCCTCACATTCTACCTCCTGAAGTGAGAAAAAAACCGGTCGACATTAAAGATATGTTCGTGGATATCGGTGCTTCAAGCAAGGAAGAAGCGATGGAATTCGGAATCCGTCCTGGAGACCAGATTGTTCCTTATTTCGAATTTACGGTGATGAAAAATGAAAAAATGCTTCTTGCCAAAGCATGGGACAACCGCATCGGCTGTGCCATTGCCATTGATGTCCTGAAAAAGCTGAAAGAAGAACAGCATCCAAACATCGTCTATGGAGTAGGAACCGTTCAGGAAGAAGTAGGACTGCGCGGTGCGAAAACATCCGCTCAGCTTATTCAGCCTGATATTGCATTTGCTCTTGATGTAGGAATCGCAGGAGATACTCCGGGCGTTACAGAAAAAGAAGCACTTGGCAAAATGGGAGACGGACCTCAAATCATTCTTTACGATGCTTCTATGGTTTCCCATAAAGGTCTTCGCGAACTCGTAACAGATACAGCTGATGAATGCGGAATTCCTTATCAGTATGACTCTCTTGCAGGCGGCGGAACAGATTCGGGAGCCATCCACGTAACGGCAAATGGCGTACCGGCTTTATCCATTACCATTGCAACCCGCTACATTCATTCCCATGCAGCGATGCTTCACCGCGATGATTATGAAAATACGGTTAAATTGCTTGTAGAAGTGATTAAACGTCTTGACCGGAGCACGGTTGATTCCATTACGTTTGACTGA
- a CDS encoding dUTP diphosphatase, which translates to MNLSALFSMQKELDGKIERQHHLERENLVQRKTLALLVELGELANETRCFKFWSTKKPSEKQVILEEYVDGIHFILSLGLEHNFSEQTVIDVKQDSRDVSLTHQFMMVYESISRFDKDQSLSAYLTVFGEYLYLGQMLGFSADDIEKAYLLKNEINHERQHKGY; encoded by the coding sequence ATGAACTTATCTGCCCTATTTTCCATGCAAAAGGAATTAGACGGGAAAATTGAACGCCAGCACCATTTGGAACGCGAAAATCTCGTTCAGAGAAAAACATTAGCCCTGCTTGTGGAACTTGGAGAACTTGCGAATGAAACAAGGTGCTTCAAATTCTGGAGTACGAAAAAGCCTTCTGAAAAACAAGTCATCCTTGAGGAATACGTGGACGGTATTCACTTTATTCTTTCACTCGGTCTGGAACATAACTTTTCGGAGCAGACAGTCATCGATGTAAAACAAGACAGCAGGGATGTTTCTCTGACTCATCAGTTTATGATGGTATATGAATCCATTTCAAGATTTGATAAAGACCAGAGTTTATCTGCCTATCTGACCGTTTTCGGGGAATACCTGTATCTTGGACAAATGCTTGGATTTTCAGCAGATGATATAGAGAAGGCCTATCTTTTAAAAAATGAAATCAACCATGAAAGACAGCATAAAGGCTATTAG
- a CDS encoding sigma-w pathway protein ysdB, whose translation MFVLLIRLALIALIFFLLYRGVKFILNPKRKLELAQERKELFFLDDRENVRKNFLLTYKGALFEGEKYLGTTENSFEVISIFIWSSTVSKLQGLSIEDFRYLESLVKDRYPFAKIDWKSPIHEFLGEKPSGQSIRPSR comes from the coding sequence ATGTTTGTCTTGCTCATTCGACTCGCCCTTATTGCCTTGATCTTCTTTCTCCTTTACCGCGGAGTTAAATTTATCCTTAATCCAAAACGAAAGCTTGAGCTCGCACAGGAAAGAAAAGAACTCTTTTTTCTTGATGACCGGGAGAATGTAAGGAAAAATTTTCTGCTCACCTATAAAGGAGCTCTGTTCGAAGGCGAAAAATATCTTGGCACAACCGAGAATTCCTTTGAAGTCATCTCCATTTTCATCTGGAGCAGCACGGTTTCAAAGCTTCAGGGGCTCAGCATCGAAGATTTCCGCTATCTGGAGAGCTTAGTAAAGGACCGGTATCCATTTGCAAAAATTGACTGGAAAAGCCCGATTCATGAATTTCTCGGCGAAAAGCCATCCGGTCAATCGATCAGGCCCAGCAGATAG
- a CDS encoding DUF1294 domain-containing protein: MMKALLFFYAVLTAAGYILMAADKRKAQKGQWRISERTLWLVSAAGGAWGSLIGMYSVRHKTKHAAFKYGMPLLAAGHAVLAVYLLGLID; encoded by the coding sequence ATGATGAAAGCATTGCTGTTTTTTTATGCTGTACTTACCGCTGCAGGGTATATCCTGATGGCAGCGGATAAAAGAAAAGCCCAAAAAGGGCAGTGGAGAATCAGTGAACGCACCCTGTGGCTCGTATCTGCTGCGGGAGGCGCGTGGGGCTCCCTTATCGGCATGTACAGTGTCAGACATAAAACAAAACATGCCGCATTTAAATACGGCATGCCGCTGCTTGCCGCAGGCCATGCCGTTCTCGCTGTCTATCTGCTGGGCCTGATCGATTGA
- the rplT gene encoding 50S ribosomal protein L20, producing the protein MPRVKGGTVTRKRRKKVIKLAKGYYGSKHTLYKVANQQVMKSYNYAFRDRRQKKRDFRKLWITRINAAARINGLSYSRLMHGLKLAGIEVNRKMLADLAVADAKAFAQLADAAKAKLDK; encoded by the coding sequence ATGCCAAGAGTAAAAGGCGGTACAGTAACACGCAAACGTCGTAAAAAGGTCATTAAATTAGCAAAAGGTTATTACGGTTCCAAACACACGCTTTACAAAGTAGCGAACCAGCAAGTAATGAAATCTTACAACTACGCTTTCCGCGATCGTCGCCAGAAAAAACGTGACTTCCGCAAACTATGGATTACTCGTATCAACGCAGCTGCGCGCATCAACGGTCTTTCTTACAGCCGTCTAATGCACGGATTGAAGCTTGCCGGCATCGAAGTAAACCGCAAAATGCTTGCTGATCTTGCTGTTGCAGATGCAAAAGCATTCGCTCAGCTTGCTGATGCTGCTAAAGCGAAACTAGACAAGTAA
- the rpmI gene encoding 50S ribosomal protein L35, producing MPKMKTHRGSAKRFKKTGSGKLKRSHAYTSHLFANKSTKAKRKLRKGSLVSKGDFKRIRHMLDNIK from the coding sequence ATGCCTAAAATGAAAACTCATCGCGGCTCTGCTAAACGTTTCAAAAAGACTGGATCTGGTAAACTTAAACGTTCCCATGCTTACACAAGTCACTTGTTCGCTAACAAATCTACAAAAGCGAAACGTAAGCTTCGTAAAGGTTCATTGGTTAGCAAAGGCGATTTCAAACGTATTCGCCACATGCTTGATAACATTAAATAA
- the infC gene encoding translation initiation factor IF-3, with protein sequence MLVNDGIRAREVRLIGQNGDQLGIKSRQEALEIATRANLDLVMVAAGAKPPVCRIMDYGKFRFEQQKKDKEARKNQKIISIKEVRFSPTIDEHDFNTKLRNARKFLEKGDKVKASIRFKGRAITHKEIGQRVLDRFSEACADVATIESSPRMDGRSMFLVLAPKFEK encoded by the coding sequence ATGTTGGTAAACGATGGCATTCGTGCTCGTGAAGTGCGTCTAATCGGACAAAATGGTGACCAGCTTGGAATTAAATCACGTCAGGAAGCATTGGAAATTGCTACCCGCGCGAACCTGGATCTAGTGATGGTTGCTGCAGGAGCTAAACCCCCTGTATGCCGCATCATGGACTATGGTAAATTCCGCTTCGAGCAGCAGAAGAAAGATAAAGAAGCACGCAAAAACCAAAAAATCATCAGTATTAAAGAAGTTCGCTTCAGTCCGACGATTGACGAGCATGATTTTAATACGAAACTAAGAAATGCACGCAAATTCCTTGAAAAAGGCGATAAAGTAAAAGCTTCTATCCGCTTTAAAGGCCGTGCTATTACCCACAAAGAAATCGGACAGCGCGTTCTGGATCGTTTCTCTGAAGCTTGTGCTGACGTGGCAACTATCGAGTCTTCGCCTAGGATGGATGGACGCAGCATGTTCTTGGTATTAGCACCGAAATTCGAAAAGTAA
- the thrS gene encoding threonine--tRNA ligase, whose product MSEAIHITFPDGAVKEFVKGTTTEDIAASISPGLKKKSLAGKLDGKLIDLRTPIQEDGVIEIVTQDSPDALEILRHSSAHLLAQAIKRLYGDVKLGVGPVIENGFYYDIDMEESISSEDLPKIEKEMQKIINENIEIVRKEVSRSEAQKRFEEIGDELKLELLEAIPADETVTIYEQGEFFDLCRGVHVPSTGKLKEFKLLSVAGAYWRGDSNNKMLQRIYGTAFFKKADLDEHMRILEEAKERDHRKLGKELSLFTNSQKVGQGLPMWLPKGATIRRIIERYIVDKEVRLGYDHVYTPVMGSVDLYKTSGHWDHYQDDMFPVMSMDNEDLVLRPMNCPHHMMIYKHDIHSYRELPIRIAELGTMHRYEMSGALSGLQRVRGMTLNDAHIFVRPDQIKEEFIRVVRLVEEVYKDFGLENYSFRLSYRDPEDKEKYFDDDAMWEKAQSMLKEAMDDLGHDYFEAEGEAAFYGPKLDVQVRTALGKDETLSTVQLDFLLPERFDLNYVGEDGKQHRPVVIHRGVVSTMERFVAFLIEEYKGAFPTWLAPVQVQILPVSPTVHLDYAKKVQEQLQALGLRTELDTRDEKMGYKIREAQIQKIPYMLVLGDNEAAEEAVNVRKYGEQKSETIPYAQFAEMISKEVNR is encoded by the coding sequence ATGTCAGAAGCCATACACATTACATTTCCAGACGGAGCAGTGAAGGAGTTTGTGAAAGGAACCACAACAGAAGACATAGCGGCATCGATCAGCCCGGGTCTTAAAAAGAAGTCCTTAGCAGGAAAGCTTGACGGTAAACTTATTGATCTCCGCACACCGATTCAAGAAGATGGTGTGATTGAAATCGTTACTCAGGACTCTCCGGATGCACTTGAAATTCTTCGCCACAGCTCTGCCCACTTGCTGGCTCAAGCCATCAAGAGACTTTACGGAGATGTGAAGCTCGGTGTGGGACCGGTCATTGAAAACGGATTTTACTATGATATCGATATGGAAGAATCCATTTCATCGGAAGACCTGCCGAAAATCGAAAAAGAGATGCAAAAAATCATAAACGAAAATATTGAGATTGTCCGCAAAGAAGTATCAAGAAGTGAAGCACAGAAACGCTTTGAAGAAATCGGCGATGAGCTGAAGCTCGAACTTCTTGAAGCCATTCCTGCAGATGAAACGGTGACCATTTATGAACAGGGTGAGTTTTTTGACCTGTGCCGCGGTGTCCATGTGCCTTCCACAGGCAAGCTGAAGGAATTTAAGCTTTTGAGCGTAGCGGGAGCTTACTGGAGAGGCGACAGCAACAATAAAATGCTGCAGCGTATTTATGGAACAGCCTTCTTCAAGAAAGCAGACCTTGATGAACACATGAGAATTCTTGAAGAAGCAAAAGAGCGTGACCACCGTAAACTCGGCAAGGAATTAAGCTTGTTTACAAATTCCCAGAAAGTCGGCCAGGGTCTGCCGATGTGGCTTCCAAAAGGAGCTACAATCCGCCGCATTATTGAACGCTATATCGTCGATAAAGAAGTCCGCCTCGGATATGATCACGTGTACACACCTGTAATGGGAAGCGTGGATTTATACAAAACGTCCGGTCACTGGGATCACTATCAGGACGATATGTTCCCTGTGATGAGCATGGATAATGAGGACCTTGTCCTTCGTCCGATGAACTGCCCGCACCACATGATGATTTACAAGCATGATATTCACAGCTACCGTGAACTTCCGATCCGGATTGCGGAGCTTGGAACGATGCACCGCTACGAAATGTCTGGAGCTCTGTCAGGACTTCAGCGTGTAAGAGGAATGACACTGAACGATGCCCATATTTTCGTCCGCCCTGACCAAATCAAAGAAGAATTCATCCGCGTTGTAAGGCTTGTGGAGGAAGTCTATAAGGACTTCGGGCTTGAAAATTATTCTTTCCGTCTTTCTTACAGAGATCCTGAGGATAAAGAGAAGTACTTTGATGACGATGCAATGTGGGAAAAAGCGCAAAGCATGCTGAAAGAAGCGATGGACGATCTTGGGCATGATTACTTCGAGGCAGAGGGAGAAGCGGCATTCTATGGTCCGAAGCTTGACGTACAGGTACGAACAGCTCTTGGCAAGGATGAGACGCTCTCGACTGTCCAGCTTGACTTCCTTCTGCCGGAACGATTTGACCTGAACTATGTAGGGGAAGATGGCAAGCAGCACCGCCCGGTTGTCATCCACCGCGGAGTTGTCTCTACGATGGAACGCTTTGTTGCCTTCCTGATTGAAGAATACAAAGGTGCCTTCCCGACTTGGCTTGCCCCTGTCCAGGTGCAGATTCTCCCTGTATCACCGACCGTGCATTTGGATTATGCGAAAAAGGTACAGGAGCAGCTGCAGGCACTGGGTCTTCGCACAGAACTTGATACACGCGATGAAAAAATGGGCTATAAAATCCGTGAAGCACAAATTCAAAAGATTCCTTACATGCTTGTCCTTGGAGACAACGAAGCAGCGGAAGAGGCAGTCAATGTCCGTAAATACGGAGAGCAGAAATCTGAGACGATTCCTTACGCGCAGTTTGCTGAAATGATTTCAAAAGAAGTAAACAGGTAA
- the ytxC gene encoding putative sporulation protein YtxC has translation MLEIFFESEKEAHLFYTWLNSMKEKAGVLIRQGQTMSVQIVLPADEKALVRFLVPAVADYIAGNMEDALIVSIMGTQFYFTDEDEQQQILSIAHSIMEGERTEIPNLRGFSDKKACIEEALLDFIKPDLKFSFKSFILFRLQNYLQRLKNYVEAAIEEYKLEQEYQSFIQLLRDYLHQKHAVMPEIHVFHRRHFLLFNEDYSELTDSELRRMTDRELLYHHPVYIDTALLAPLVSIAPKRICVYSDDPDHGMIQTIQNVFQERVILHPEVSFYLNSKKIP, from the coding sequence TTGCTCGAGATATTCTTTGAATCGGAAAAAGAAGCGCACTTATTCTATACTTGGCTGAACAGCATGAAAGAAAAAGCCGGAGTGCTCATCCGGCAGGGACAAACGATGTCCGTACAAATTGTTCTGCCGGCAGATGAGAAAGCGCTGGTGCGGTTCCTTGTTCCTGCTGTTGCTGACTATATTGCCGGAAACATGGAGGATGCCCTGATCGTCTCCATTATGGGAACACAATTTTATTTTACAGACGAAGATGAACAGCAGCAGATCCTCAGCATTGCCCACTCGATTATGGAGGGGGAAAGAACGGAAATCCCGAACTTAAGGGGATTTTCGGATAAAAAGGCCTGTATTGAAGAAGCGCTGCTCGACTTTATAAAACCGGACCTGAAGTTTTCGTTTAAATCGTTTATCCTTTTCAGACTCCAAAACTATTTGCAGCGGTTAAAAAATTATGTAGAAGCTGCAATCGAGGAATATAAACTTGAGCAGGAGTATCAAAGTTTCATTCAGCTTCTGAGAGACTACTTGCATCAGAAGCACGCTGTGATGCCGGAAATTCATGTATTTCACCGCAGGCATTTCCTTTTGTTTAATGAAGATTACAGCGAGCTGACTGATTCAGAGCTGCGCAGAATGACCGATAGAGAGCTGCTTTACCATCATCCCGTTTATATTGACACAGCCCTGCTTGCACCCCTTGTCAGCATCGCGCCGAAACGGATATGTGTCTATTCAGATGATCCGGACCACGGAATGATCCAGACCATTCAAAATGTATTTCAGGAAAGAGTCATTCTCCATCCAGAGGTGTCCTTTTATTTAAACTCAAAAAAAATCCCCTGA
- the dnaI gene encoding primosomal protein DnaI, producing MEPIGKSMKNVTNRPDFQKRLSSIKEQVMENPDIQAFLSANSSRIDDEVIERSLIKLYEYTQQSKECRDCPSLAQCKNIIEGYHPELVLQGKTIDLQYDQCPTKIISDQRKKHESLIKSLYIPKDVLQAQFQDIEFDDRSRINVFGLIQEFVNAADQKKRQKGIYLHGSFGVGKTYIMGAIANELAHKNIPSMLVYLPEFMRELKNSIQDSTLDEKMDAVKKVKVLMLDDIGAESMSSWTRDEILGVLLQYRMTENLPTFFTSNFDLKELEHHLSYTQRGEEEKVKAARIIERIKYLATPFKLEGSNRRQ from the coding sequence ATGGAGCCCATAGGAAAATCAATGAAAAATGTAACCAACCGGCCTGATTTTCAAAAAAGGCTGAGTTCGATAAAGGAACAAGTAATGGAAAATCCTGATATTCAGGCCTTCCTTTCTGCAAACAGCAGCCGAATCGATGATGAAGTGATTGAGAGAAGTCTTATTAAACTTTATGAATATACACAGCAGAGCAAAGAGTGCAGGGATTGCCCGAGCCTTGCCCAATGCAAAAATATCATTGAAGGGTATCATCCTGAACTGGTGCTGCAGGGAAAAACAATTGATTTGCAATACGATCAGTGTCCTACTAAAATCATTTCTGATCAAAGGAAGAAGCATGAGTCATTGATTAAAAGTCTTTATATTCCAAAGGATGTCCTTCAAGCCCAATTTCAGGATATTGAATTTGATGACCGCAGCCGGATTAATGTATTTGGATTAATTCAGGAGTTTGTAAATGCAGCCGATCAGAAAAAGAGACAAAAGGGCATTTATCTTCACGGCTCTTTTGGGGTAGGGAAAACCTATATTATGGGTGCTATTGCTAACGAACTGGCTCATAAAAATATTCCGTCCATGCTCGTGTATCTGCCGGAGTTTATGCGGGAACTGAAAAACTCCATTCAGGATTCCACTCTGGATGAAAAAATGGACGCAGTGAAAAAAGTAAAGGTGCTTATGCTGGATGATATAGGAGCTGAATCCATGTCCAGCTGGACGAGAGATGAAATACTCGGAGTGCTTCTTCAATATCGAATGACAGAGAACCTTCCAACGTTTTTTACTTCGAATTTTGATTTGAAAGAGCTTGAACATCATCTTTCTTATACGCAAAGAGGAGAAGAAGAAAAGGTGAAGGCTGCAAGAATCATCGAAAGAATTAAATATTTGGCTACTCCTTTCAAGCTCGAAGGATCAAACCGCCGCCAGTAA
- a CDS encoding DnaD domain protein produces the protein MKDYHWKELIPGDRYRARGSGILHEYDRKLVTMLYQPLLGTAALGLYMTLWAELEQDRLWGKEHTHHRLMTLTQMNLKSFYSERIKLEGIGLLTTFVQEADDARSFIYELQAPLKPLEFFNDGMLNIYLYNRVGHTTYMQLKRYFIDEERKTAENVTRSFDEVFQSLQPSEMSIQSEEGPGFANEYIGEAPASEPKLSEAVFDFELLFEGLSESVVSKKSITEPVKETIVKLSYVYGIDPLNMQNLLMDSLLPNETIDTELLRKCARDWYDFQYGKKTPKLIEMNKIQPVMKRTVPEDSELTKEQMIIRQLETISPYQFMKDLYEGVEPTLADMQIIEEVMIQQKLLPGVANVLIYYVMLKSDMKLSKGYVQRIAGHWARKKITTVEEAMELAKTENKKYLEWAEAKSKPASNRRKPIRSEIVPDWLKEQEKGQNAAGEQPEAKSDADLEAEKEKIAEWIKNFKNPST, from the coding sequence GTGAAGGATTATCATTGGAAAGAATTGATACCCGGAGACCGTTACCGGGCACGAGGCAGCGGGATTTTGCATGAATACGACCGCAAGCTTGTCACGATGCTGTATCAGCCTCTGCTCGGAACAGCTGCTCTCGGATTGTATATGACTCTATGGGCAGAGCTTGAACAGGACCGGTTATGGGGAAAAGAACACACACACCACCGTCTTATGACCCTGACCCAAATGAATTTGAAAAGCTTTTATTCGGAGAGAATTAAGCTTGAGGGAATCGGGCTTCTCACGACTTTTGTTCAGGAAGCGGATGATGCACGGAGCTTTATTTATGAACTCCAAGCCCCGTTGAAGCCTCTTGAGTTTTTCAATGACGGGATGCTGAACATTTATTTATATAATCGGGTGGGGCATACCACGTATATGCAGCTGAAACGCTATTTCATAGACGAAGAACGGAAAACAGCAGAAAATGTGACGCGTTCCTTTGATGAAGTGTTTCAATCTCTTCAGCCAAGTGAGATGAGTATACAGAGTGAAGAAGGACCAGGATTTGCGAATGAATACATCGGTGAAGCACCCGCTTCTGAACCGAAGCTGTCGGAGGCTGTATTTGACTTTGAGCTGCTATTTGAAGGACTCTCCGAATCCGTTGTTTCGAAAAAATCCATTACAGAGCCGGTTAAGGAAACCATTGTAAAGCTTTCATACGTTTACGGAATTGATCCGTTAAATATGCAAAACCTCCTTATGGACTCGCTCCTGCCGAATGAAACGATTGACACGGAGCTTTTGCGCAAATGTGCAAGAGACTGGTATGATTTCCAATACGGGAAAAAGACTCCGAAGCTTATTGAAATGAACAAAATTCAGCCGGTCATGAAGAGAACGGTGCCTGAGGATAGCGAGCTGACGAAGGAGCAAATGATCATCCGCCAGCTGGAAACGATTTCCCCATACCAGTTCATGAAGGATTTGTATGAAGGGGTCGAGCCTACACTTGCTGATATGCAAATCATTGAAGAGGTCATGATTCAGCAGAAACTGCTTCCCGGCGTCGCGAATGTCCTTATTTATTATGTTATGCTCAAATCAGACATGAAACTGTCAAAAGGATACGTTCAGCGAATAGCCGGTCACTGGGCCAGAAAAAAAATAACAACCGTTGAAGAAGCGATGGAGCTCGCTAAAACTGAAAATAAAAAGTATCTCGAATGGGCGGAAGCCAAGAGTAAACCGGCCTCGAACCGGAGAAAACCAATCAGGAGCGAAATTGTGCCTGATTGGCTGAAAGAACAGGAAAAGGGTCAGAATGCTGCGGGTGAACAGCCTGAAGCCAAATCGGATGCAGACCTTGAAGCCGAAAAAGAAAAAATTGCCGAATGGATTAAAAATTTTAAAAACCCGAGTACTTAA
- the nrdR gene encoding transcriptional regulator NrdR: MKCPTCHNQGTRVLDSRPVEEGKAIRRRRECEECQYRFTTFEKVEEIPLIVVKKEGTREEFSREKMLRGLIKACEKRPVPLTKLEEIVQDIEKELRNNGVSEVKSGSVGEMVMDRLAQVDEVAYVRFASVYRQFKDINVFIDELKDLIKRESN; the protein is encoded by the coding sequence ATGAAGTGTCCTACTTGTCATAATCAAGGTACCAGGGTGCTTGATTCCCGTCCAGTGGAGGAAGGCAAAGCCATCCGGAGGAGGCGAGAGTGTGAGGAATGCCAATATCGGTTTACTACTTTCGAAAAAGTGGAAGAGATTCCGCTCATTGTAGTGAAGAAGGAAGGAACGCGCGAAGAGTTCAGCAGAGAAAAGATGCTGCGGGGCTTGATTAAAGCATGCGAAAAAAGACCGGTTCCTCTGACTAAACTGGAGGAAATTGTTCAGGATATTGAAAAAGAACTTCGAAATAACGGAGTGTCTGAAGTGAAAAGCGGAAGTGTTGGAGAAATGGTCATGGACCGCCTTGCACAGGTGGATGAAGTCGCGTATGTCCGCTTTGCTTCCGTATACAGGCAGTTTAAGGATATTAATGTCTTTATAGATGAGTTAAAAGATTTGATTAAGAGGGAAAGCAATTAG
- a CDS encoding cytosolic protein: MSLLKRVQAFFSAHSETSENHQNPDMRSRYYKTTAKKAIEAVQAAASSRGGCQVTSVSEERGEISVQVKKPKSALLVATVISVRPFETAIDFSVSSDTALPTDFGYSRKVISEFYNKLDSELKFVGSGLNSGK; this comes from the coding sequence ATGAGTCTATTAAAAAGAGTACAAGCTTTCTTTTCAGCACATAGTGAGACGTCCGAAAATCATCAGAATCCTGATATGAGAAGCCGGTACTATAAAACGACTGCCAAAAAAGCAATCGAAGCTGTACAGGCAGCCGCATCCTCAAGAGGCGGGTGTCAGGTAACGTCGGTTTCCGAAGAACGCGGAGAAATTAGTGTGCAGGTTAAAAAACCAAAGTCTGCCCTCTTGGTTGCAACCGTCATTTCGGTAAGGCCTTTCGAAACGGCCATCGACTTTTCAGTTTCCTCGGACACAGCCCTTCCAACCGACTTTGGATACAGCAGAAAGGTCATAAGCGAATTTTATAATAAATTAGACAGTGAATTAAAATTTGTAGGGTCCGGATTGAATTCAGGCAAATAA